A genomic window from Shewanella vesiculosa includes:
- the ilvD gene encoding dihydroxy-acid dehydratase has product MPKLRSATSTEGRNMAGARALWRATGVKENDFGKPIIAIANSFTQFVPGHVHLKNMGSLVAGAIEEAGGIAKEFNTIAVDDGIAMGHGGMLYSLPSRELIADSVEYMVNAHCADALVCISNCDKITPGMLMAALRLNIPVVFVSGGPMEAGKTKLSDQIIKLDLVDAMIAGADSNVSDEDSKQIERSACPTCGSCSGMFTANSMNCLTEALGLSLPGNGSMLATHEDRRELFLEAGRRVMMLAERYYKHDDETALPRNIASFKSFENAMVLDVAMGGSSNTVLHLVAAAQEAEIDFTMADIDRISRLVPHLCKVAPSTPKYHMEDVHRAGGVMGILGELDRAGLIHNDVPHVAADNGGDLKSVLAKYDIKQTNDPDVIRFFSAGPAGIPTTKAFSQNCRWDSVDDDRENGCIRSREFAFSQEGGLAVLSGNVAVDGCIVKTAGVDESNLTFVGSARVYESQDDAVAGILGGEVVEGDVVVIRYEGPKGGPGMQEMLYPTTYLKSRGLGTKCALITDGRFSGGTSGLSIGHVSPEAASGGTIALIENGDQIAIDIPKRSIQLNVSDKELAQRRTAMDAKGPLGWKPVARERYVSLALKAYALLATSADKGAVRDRAKLEG; this is encoded by the coding sequence ATGCCAAAATTACGTTCAGCAACCAGTACCGAAGGCCGCAACATGGCAGGCGCCCGCGCACTATGGCGTGCCACTGGCGTAAAAGAAAATGATTTTGGTAAGCCCATTATTGCCATTGCCAATTCGTTCACCCAGTTTGTACCGGGTCATGTACATTTAAAGAATATGGGCTCATTGGTTGCCGGCGCGATTGAAGAGGCGGGCGGTATTGCCAAAGAGTTCAATACTATTGCCGTCGATGATGGTATCGCCATGGGTCATGGCGGCATGTTGTACAGCTTACCGTCTCGTGAGTTAATTGCAGATAGTGTTGAATATATGGTCAACGCTCATTGTGCCGATGCATTAGTGTGTATTTCTAACTGCGATAAAATTACCCCAGGCATGTTAATGGCCGCGCTGCGATTAAATATTCCGGTGGTATTTGTGTCCGGTGGCCCAATGGAAGCAGGTAAAACCAAGTTATCTGATCAAATTATTAAACTTGATTTAGTCGATGCCATGATTGCCGGTGCAGACTCTAATGTCAGTGATGAAGACAGCAAGCAAATTGAACGCAGTGCTTGCCCTACATGTGGCTCATGCTCAGGTATGTTTACTGCTAATTCAATGAACTGTTTGACCGAGGCCTTAGGTTTGTCTTTACCGGGTAATGGCTCAATGCTTGCAACTCATGAAGACCGTCGTGAATTATTTTTAGAAGCAGGTCGCCGGGTGATGATGCTGGCTGAACGTTATTACAAGCATGACGATGAAACTGCCTTGCCACGTAATATTGCGTCATTTAAATCATTTGAAAATGCCATGGTATTAGATGTTGCCATGGGAGGTTCATCTAATACTGTGTTGCATTTAGTCGCCGCCGCGCAAGAGGCGGAAATTGACTTTACCATGGCGGATATTGATCGCATATCGCGCTTAGTGCCTCATCTATGTAAGGTTGCGCCTTCAACGCCTAAATATCATATGGAAGATGTTCACCGTGCTGGTGGGGTAATGGGGATTTTAGGCGAGTTAGATAGAGCAGGTTTAATCCATAACGATGTACCGCATGTGGCCGCAGACAATGGTGGTGATTTAAAATCAGTCTTAGCTAAGTACGACATTAAACAAACTAACGATCCAGATGTAATCCGCTTTTTTAGTGCCGGCCCTGCTGGTATTCCCACCACGAAAGCATTCAGCCAAAATTGTCGTTGGGACAGTGTTGATGATGATCGTGAAAATGGCTGTATTCGTTCGCGTGAGTTTGCCTTTAGCCAAGAAGGGGGCTTAGCCGTATTGTCAGGTAATGTGGCCGTTGATGGTTGTATTGTGAAAACTGCAGGGGTAGACGAGTCTAACTTAACCTTTGTTGGTAGCGCTCGAGTGTATGAAAGCCAAGACGATGCGGTAGCCGGTATTCTCGGTGGCGAAGTCGTTGAAGGTGATGTAGTGGTTATTCGCTACGAAGGCCCTAAAGGTGGCCCGGGTATGCAAGAAATGCTCTATCCAACAACCTACTTAAAATCACGTGGTTTAGGCACTAAATGTGCGTTAATTACTGATGGGCGTTTTTCCGGTGGTACTTCAGGTTTATCGATTGGTCATGTGTCACCAGAAGCGGCGTCAGGTGGCACCATTGCACTTATCGAGAACGGCGATCAAATTGCCATCGACATTCCCAAGCGTAGCATTCAACTTAATGTCAGCGATAAAGAGCTTGCTCAGCGTCGCACTGCGATGGATGCCAAAGGTCCGCTAGGTTGGAAGCCGGTTGCTCGTGAACGTTATGTGTCATTAGCGCTTAAGGCGTATGCATTATTGGCCACCAGTGCTGATAAAGGTGCCGTTCGCGATCGCGCTAAGCTGGAGGGGTAA
- the ilvM gene encoding acetolactate synthase 2 small subunit produces MMHALEITVQQRPEVLERVLRVTRHRGFKVTQMQVRINDDTSMAVDLWVEAERAIELLSTQLDKLIDVMHCKVLPAVSLDQAANS; encoded by the coding sequence ATGATGCATGCATTAGAAATAACCGTTCAGCAACGCCCCGAGGTACTTGAACGCGTGCTCCGTGTGACTCGCCATCGTGGATTTAAAGTGACTCAAATGCAGGTGCGCATCAACGACGACACCAGTATGGCGGTTGACTTATGGGTTGAGGCCGAACGCGCCATTGAATTGTTAAGTACCCAGTTAGATAAACTCATTGATGTGATGCATTGTAAAGTTTTGCCAGCAGTGTCACTGGATCAAGCAGCAAACAGTTAA
- the ilvG gene encoding acetolactate synthase 2 catalytic subunit produces the protein MEAGQKMRGADAVIKVLAAHGVTTVFGYPGGAIMPIYDALYGGPVEHLLSRHEQGAAFAAVGYARASGKTGVCFATSGPGATNLITSLADALLDSVPLVAITGQVSTSVIGTDAFQEIDVLGMSLSCTKHSFMVTDINELIPTLYRAFEIAAEGRPGPVLVDIPKDIQLAALEYRTPLQSVADELQPQISDLDAAAVLIKQAKKPMLYVGGGVGMAGAVAHLRQFIDTTGIPSVATLKGLGSIAHGTKGYLGMLGMHGGKGANLAVQECDLLMVVGARFDDRVTGRLASFASNAKVLHLDIDAAEIGKLRQADVAIAAELSIVLPALTAAVADKLDIGQWQADVEELSRKHQWDYHHPGDLIYAPAMLRRLANKLPEDSVVACDVGQHQMWVAQHMWFRRPEDHLTSAGLGTMGFGLPAAIGAQVARPDATVVTVSGDGSFMMNVQELTTIKRRKLPVKILLIDNQKLGMVKQWQQLFFEERYSETDLSDNPNFVLMASAFDIPGRTITRADQVEQGLDDMLNSSGPYMLHVSIDDIFNVWPLVPPGASNSDMMDQMEKQT, from the coding sequence ATGGAAGCAGGACAGAAAATGCGCGGCGCGGATGCAGTAATCAAAGTACTAGCAGCACATGGTGTGACAACCGTATTTGGTTATCCTGGCGGAGCGATTATGCCAATCTACGATGCCCTTTATGGCGGTCCGGTAGAACACTTGCTTAGTCGTCACGAACAAGGTGCTGCGTTTGCTGCTGTAGGGTATGCCCGCGCCAGTGGTAAAACCGGAGTGTGCTTTGCCACCTCAGGTCCAGGGGCCACGAATCTCATCACTTCACTTGCCGATGCTTTACTTGACTCAGTGCCATTAGTTGCCATAACCGGTCAAGTGTCTACTAGTGTTATTGGAACTGACGCATTTCAAGAAATCGATGTATTAGGTATGTCGTTGTCATGTACCAAACATAGCTTTATGGTCACCGACATCAACGAGTTAATCCCGACTTTATATCGCGCATTCGAAATCGCTGCAGAAGGACGTCCTGGTCCTGTATTAGTTGATATCCCAAAAGACATCCAACTTGCTGCATTAGAATACAGAACACCGCTTCAAAGCGTTGCTGATGAGTTACAACCTCAGATAAGCGATTTAGATGCAGCTGCAGTGTTAATTAAGCAGGCTAAAAAACCTATGTTATACGTTGGCGGTGGTGTGGGGATGGCGGGTGCTGTTGCGCATTTACGTCAGTTCATCGACACCACGGGTATCCCATCGGTAGCGACGTTAAAAGGCTTGGGCAGTATTGCACATGGGACTAAAGGTTATTTAGGCATGTTGGGTATGCATGGTGGTAAAGGTGCCAACCTTGCAGTGCAAGAATGCGATTTATTGATGGTTGTCGGTGCACGTTTTGATGACAGGGTTACTGGCCGCCTTGCCAGTTTCGCCAGTAATGCCAAAGTATTGCATTTAGACATCGATGCCGCCGAAATTGGCAAGTTACGCCAAGCGGATGTCGCCATTGCCGCCGAGCTGAGCATAGTGTTGCCAGCATTAACTGCGGCGGTAGCAGATAAGCTTGATATTGGTCAGTGGCAAGCAGATGTTGAGGAGTTGTCTCGAAAGCATCAATGGGATTATCACCATCCAGGTGATTTAATTTATGCGCCAGCGATGTTACGTCGTTTAGCCAATAAATTACCGGAAGACAGCGTAGTTGCTTGCGATGTGGGCCAGCATCAAATGTGGGTTGCACAGCACATGTGGTTCCGCCGCCCTGAAGATCATTTAACCAGCGCAGGGTTAGGCACTATGGGCTTTGGTTTACCTGCTGCCATTGGTGCCCAAGTCGCACGCCCTGATGCGACTGTGGTTACTGTCTCTGGTGATGGCTCGTTTATGATGAATGTCCAAGAGTTAACCACCATTAAACGCCGTAAATTACCGGTGAAAATCTTACTGATTGATAACCAAAAACTGGGTATGGTTAAGCAATGGCAACAGCTATTTTTTGAAGAGCGTTACAGTGAAACAGACTTATCTGATAACCCTAACTTTGTCCTTATGGCGTCGGCATTTGATATCCCTGGCAGAACCATTACGCGTGCGGATCAAGTCGAGCAAGGATTAGATGATATGTTAAACAGTAGCGGTCCTTACATGCTGCATGTTTCGATTGATGATATTTTTAACGTATGGCCTTTAGTACCGCCAGGTGCGAGTAATAGTGACATGATGGACCAAATGGAGAAGCAAACATGA
- the ilvY gene encoding HTH-type transcriptional activator IlvY, which produces MDIRSLKLYLHLCDSLHFAKTAEQSHVSPSTLSRALQRLEEEVGSKLFERDNRSVTITHAGIEFKGFAEQTLAQWTQLRSRIDPNQQVLRGNLNLYCSVTAAYSHLPALLDRFRREHPHVDINLNTGDPANAVGQIQKNRADIAIIALPEVLPSSLHFTPIDKVPISVIAPTIQCQVQQWVNQAKIDWAKLPYIVPDHGPGRKRIDLWFKQMGIKPNIYAQVSGQEAIVSMVALGCGVGISPEAVIHNSPVRERIQTLLSPVPIPPFELGCCCKEKRTNDPIISAFLDII; this is translated from the coding sequence ATGGATATTCGCTCACTTAAATTGTATTTACACTTGTGTGATAGCCTGCATTTTGCCAAAACTGCAGAGCAATCTCATGTCAGTCCCTCGACGTTAAGCCGTGCTTTACAGCGTTTAGAAGAAGAAGTAGGCAGTAAATTGTTCGAGCGTGACAATCGCAGTGTCACTATTACCCATGCAGGCATTGAATTTAAAGGTTTTGCGGAGCAAACTTTAGCGCAATGGACCCAACTACGCAGTCGGATTGATCCCAATCAGCAGGTGTTACGCGGTAATCTTAATCTGTATTGTTCGGTGACCGCTGCTTACAGCCATTTACCGGCACTGTTGGATCGCTTTAGACGTGAACATCCCCATGTAGACATCAATCTCAACACCGGAGATCCGGCAAATGCAGTCGGCCAAATTCAAAAGAATCGTGCTGATATTGCCATTATTGCATTGCCAGAGGTGCTCCCCAGCAGTTTGCATTTTACCCCGATTGATAAAGTACCGATTTCTGTCATTGCACCCACAATACAATGCCAAGTTCAGCAATGGGTCAATCAAGCAAAAATTGACTGGGCTAAATTACCTTATATCGTACCGGATCATGGTCCCGGCAGAAAAAGAATCGATTTATGGTTTAAGCAGATGGGGATTAAACCCAATATTTATGCTCAAGTATCCGGTCAGGAAGCGATTGTCTCTATGGTCGCACTCGGTTGTGGGGTTGGTATTAGCCCAGAAGCGGTGATCCACAATAGTCCGGTGCGAGAACGTATCCAAACCTTATTGTCACCGGTGCCGATTCCTCCTTTTGAATTAGGCTGTTGCTGCAAAGAAAAACGCACCAATGATCCAATCATTAGTGCGTTCTTAGACATCATTTAA
- a CDS encoding hemolysin family protein produces MSLSDNLVIILCLIGISCFFSMSEIALAASRKIRLQLMADEGDLRAAKVLKLQAHPGSFFTVVQIGLNAVAIMGGIVGESAFRPHFEQLLLPLLGNEWGLQLSFVCSFITVTSLFILFADLMPKRIAMVIPEQVAVTFVMPIILCIKVLKPFVWIFNGLANAIFKLLQVPTARNDQVTHDDIYAMMTAGTEAGVMDKGEQQMMENVFEMQSVSVTSAMTARESLVYFLLQDSEEVIKQKIAKNPHNKFIVCDGQLDMIKGFVDAKELLIRVINGENITLKGSTLVHNCLIIPDTLTLSESMEYFKNNRSDFAVVMNEYALVVGIVTTNDLQSAVMGAWSLHESEEQIVARDGNSWLVDGVTPITDVMRAFNIEAFPHNQNYETIAGFMMYMLRKIPKRTDFVNYAGYKFEVVDIDSYKVDQLLVTRLDIEMPPLP; encoded by the coding sequence ATGAGCCTCTCTGATAATTTAGTCATCATCTTGTGCCTCATCGGCATTAGTTGTTTTTTCTCTATGTCCGAAATTGCCCTTGCGGCGTCGCGTAAAATTCGTCTGCAATTAATGGCTGATGAGGGCGACTTACGTGCCGCCAAAGTGCTGAAACTTCAAGCTCATCCCGGTAGTTTTTTTACCGTTGTCCAAATCGGCCTTAATGCGGTGGCGATCATGGGCGGTATCGTTGGAGAGTCTGCTTTTAGACCTCATTTTGAACAACTATTGTTACCTTTATTAGGCAACGAATGGGGTTTACAACTGAGTTTTGTGTGTTCATTTATCACAGTTACATCCTTATTCATTCTATTTGCTGATTTAATGCCGAAGCGGATTGCCATGGTGATCCCTGAGCAAGTCGCGGTCACTTTTGTGATGCCGATTATTTTGTGTATTAAAGTGTTAAAACCTTTCGTGTGGATTTTTAATGGCTTGGCCAATGCGATTTTTAAATTGTTGCAAGTGCCTACAGCGCGAAACGATCAAGTTACTCATGATGATATTTACGCCATGATGACCGCAGGTACTGAAGCTGGTGTAATGGATAAAGGTGAGCAGCAAATGATGGAGAACGTGTTTGAAATGCAGTCGGTGTCGGTAACCTCTGCAATGACGGCGCGTGAAAGTTTAGTGTATTTCTTACTGCAAGATAGTGAAGAAGTCATCAAACAAAAAATTGCTAAGAATCCACATAATAAGTTTATTGTTTGTGATGGTCAACTGGACATGATCAAAGGTTTTGTTGATGCCAAAGAGTTGCTCATTAGGGTGATTAACGGCGAGAACATCACCTTAAAAGGCAGTACCTTAGTACATAACTGTCTGATCATTCCTGATACGTTGACCTTGTCTGAGTCGATGGAATATTTTAAGAATAATCGTTCTGACTTTGCGGTGGTCATGAACGAGTATGCTTTAGTCGTCGGCATTGTGACCACTAATGACTTACAAAGCGCCGTGATGGGGGCGTGGTCATTACACGAAAGTGAGGAGCAAATTGTTGCTCGTGATGGCAATTCTTGGTTAGTCGATGGTGTGACGCCTATCACTGATGTGATGCGCGCTTTTAATATTGAAGCCTTTCCGCATAATCAAAATTACGAAACTATTGCTGGTTTTATGATGTATATGTTGCGCAAAATTCCTAAACGGACTGATTTTGTCAATTACGCGGGTTACAAGTTTGAGGTAGTCGATATTGATTCATATAAAGTGGACCAATTACTGGTTACTCGTTTAGATATTGAGATGCCACCACTACCTTAA
- a CDS encoding acyltransferase: MSLLSKIKGSIAFLCYVINTIFWTIPILAFSFVKLIPIGICQKICSYILDNCATAWISVNTIIEAIFHPMRIRVTGDQSFSEQEWYMVIANHQSWVDILILQRVFNRKIPFLKFFLKQELIFVPVLGLAWWALDFPFMRRYSTSQLRKNPKLKGKDIEITRKACEKFKTKPVSIMNFVEGTRFTAAKHDKQASPFQHLLKPKAGGMAFALSAMGEHINKLVNVTIYYPDTVPTYWQYISGGLSEVRVDIKITDIPQKMRGDYLKDREFKIEFQEQLNQLWLKKDLQLQEFSSQAKQEV, translated from the coding sequence ATGTCGCTGCTTTCGAAAATCAAAGGTTCAATCGCATTCTTATGTTATGTCATTAATACCATTTTTTGGACCATCCCGATCTTAGCATTTAGTTTTGTAAAATTGATCCCTATTGGTATTTGCCAAAAAATCTGCAGCTATATTCTTGATAATTGCGCCACTGCTTGGATTAGCGTCAATACCATCATCGAAGCTATTTTTCATCCGATGCGTATTCGCGTTACAGGTGATCAATCATTTTCGGAACAAGAGTGGTATATGGTTATAGCTAACCATCAATCCTGGGTCGACATCCTCATTTTACAACGAGTATTTAATCGCAAGATCCCCTTTTTAAAGTTTTTCCTGAAACAAGAACTGATTTTTGTGCCCGTACTAGGCTTGGCTTGGTGGGCATTAGACTTTCCTTTTATGCGCCGTTATAGCACATCACAATTGCGCAAAAACCCTAAATTGAAAGGGAAAGACATTGAAATCACACGTAAAGCATGTGAAAAATTTAAAACTAAGCCTGTGAGTATAATGAACTTTGTTGAAGGTACGCGTTTTACTGCAGCTAAACACGATAAACAAGCATCACCTTTTCAACATCTTTTAAAACCTAAAGCTGGTGGTATGGCGTTTGCTCTCTCAGCCATGGGTGAACACATTAACAAGCTGGTTAATGTCACTATATATTACCCTGATACGGTACCCACATATTGGCAATATATCAGTGGCGGGTTGTCTGAGGTGAGAGTCGACATCAAAATCACTGATATTCCTCAGAAGATGCGAGGTGATTACCTAAAAGATCGTGAGTTTAAAATTGAATTTCAAGAGCAGCTCAATCAGCTTTGGCTTAAAAAAGATTTACAGTTACAGGAATTTTCTTCGCAAGCAAAGCAAGAGGTATAA
- a CDS encoding two-component regulator propeller domain-containing protein, producing MNFRALTLATHWLILVITLSFSVSVAAQKNAPYDSLTEVKFEHFDTKDGLNQNSITRLFMDSAGMLWIGTQDGLHSYNGVDFSLYLKQQKSTNSISGNFITDILQSPDGDLWVGTLNNGLNRLNLTTGKFTQFKKAQGLLDLQVTKLDVIGDTLWIGTRSGLYILSLKTEKITSVSLGNNIAPEITTIANIDNKYIVVGTQAHGIFAIDSNTIIRLDIPVNMTVNQIKSSSIYSVWLAINNQIWRYNLDTHEKELIWTNENSYGYNRNIADFVVINANQIFAIGNNNGLFKLDFFDEQWHSRHYKYNPQTLNTISANNLQNLMLDPNGTLWIGTGYSGIDKLSLTNQYFSHLYDYQTDTPGMANMIRAIFRDKRQRLWVGTDGAGLKYLAPNDHQYHYINELFAKTLAIPAEELSFVVHDIVQDNQGLLWFATNIGLFTLDNNNTLKQVKPNNEQFSTDTKFRSLTIDDKGRLWIASSQGVIFHL from the coding sequence TTGAATTTTCGTGCCTTAACGCTTGCAACACACTGGCTAATTTTGGTCATTACATTGAGTTTCTCAGTGTCTGTTGCAGCGCAAAAAAATGCTCCTTATGACAGCCTAACTGAAGTAAAATTTGAGCACTTTGATACCAAGGATGGCCTAAATCAAAACTCTATTACTCGCCTTTTCATGGACAGTGCGGGAATGCTATGGATAGGTACTCAAGACGGTCTGCACAGTTATAATGGTGTAGACTTTAGCTTGTATTTGAAACAACAAAAAAGCACTAACTCTATTTCAGGCAATTTTATCACTGATATTTTGCAGTCACCTGACGGCGATTTATGGGTCGGTACTCTCAATAATGGTCTCAATAGATTAAATTTAACCACAGGCAAATTTACTCAGTTTAAAAAAGCTCAAGGCTTGCTAGATCTTCAGGTGACCAAACTTGATGTTATCGGTGATACCCTTTGGATCGGCACACGTTCAGGTCTTTACATTCTCTCGCTAAAAACAGAAAAAATAACCTCCGTTAGCCTAGGCAATAACATTGCTCCTGAAATTACCACTATAGCTAACATCGACAATAAGTACATTGTTGTCGGTACTCAAGCGCATGGCATATTTGCCATCGACAGTAACACTATCATTCGACTTGATATTCCGGTCAATATGACAGTAAATCAAATTAAATCGAGCTCAATCTATTCAGTTTGGCTAGCGATTAATAATCAAATTTGGCGCTACAATCTTGATACCCATGAAAAAGAACTCATTTGGACAAATGAAAATAGTTACGGATACAACCGTAATATTGCAGACTTTGTGGTGATTAATGCCAATCAGATTTTTGCTATCGGCAATAACAATGGCCTTTTTAAGCTGGATTTTTTTGATGAACAATGGCACAGCAGGCATTACAAGTATAATCCGCAAACCCTCAATACCATCAGTGCTAATAATCTGCAAAACCTAATGCTTGATCCAAATGGCACATTATGGATTGGCACAGGTTATTCAGGAATTGATAAACTCTCTCTTACCAATCAATATTTTAGCCATCTCTACGATTACCAAACTGATACCCCTGGTATGGCAAACATGATCCGGGCTATTTTTCGCGATAAGCGGCAACGCCTGTGGGTTGGTACTGATGGTGCAGGGCTTAAATATTTAGCTCCTAATGACCATCAATATCACTATATTAATGAATTATTTGCTAAAACATTAGCAATACCAGCAGAAGAGTTATCGTTTGTAGTACACGACATAGTGCAAGATAACCAAGGTTTACTGTGGTTTGCCACCAATATAGGACTGTTTACTCTCGATAACAACAACACCCTCAAACAAGTAAAACCTAACAATGAGCAATTTAGTACCGATACCAAATTTCGCAGTTTAACCATTGATGACAAAGGCCGTTTATGGATAGCAAGTTCACAGGGGGTTATATTTCATCTCTGA